A region of Jonquetella anthropi DSM 22815 DNA encodes the following proteins:
- a CDS encoding ABC transporter ATP-binding protein, translating to MTPSQTPFLRVSGVTKNYRAGGETVAGLRPVSFELGRGDRLALAGPSGSGKSTLLHILAGLYRPTAGAVQADGSSLLAGTPQTEAWRAAHVGYVFQIMNLLPDFSVEENLLIAGQIAGVPREQAKKRGAELLDRLGLSDKRRLKPRALSLGESQRAAIARALISDPELILADEPTASLDGPNSQTVLDCLTELCGKGSALVVASHDENLLSRFPRRLVLSKDGPRR from the coding sequence ATGACACCCTCACAAACGCCCTTCCTTCGCGTTTCCGGCGTGACGAAAAACTACCGCGCCGGCGGCGAAACCGTCGCCGGACTTCGCCCCGTCTCGTTTGAGCTGGGCCGCGGCGACCGGCTCGCCCTCGCCGGCCCCAGCGGGTCGGGAAAGTCCACCCTGCTTCACATTCTCGCCGGCCTGTACCGCCCAACGGCCGGGGCCGTTCAGGCCGACGGAAGCTCCCTGCTGGCCGGAACGCCCCAGACCGAAGCGTGGCGCGCCGCCCACGTGGGATACGTCTTTCAGATCATGAACCTGCTGCCCGACTTCTCGGTGGAAGAGAACCTGCTCATCGCCGGACAAATCGCCGGCGTCCCGCGCGAGCAGGCGAAAAAGCGCGGCGCCGAGCTTTTAGATCGGCTGGGACTAAGCGACAAGCGCCGGCTCAAGCCGCGGGCCCTCAGCCTTGGCGAAAGCCAGCGCGCGGCCATCGCCAGAGCGCTCATCTCGGACCCAGAACTCATTCTGGCCGACGAGCCGACCGCCAGCCTTGACGGCCCGAACAGCCAGACCGTCCTCGATTGTCTGACCGAGCTGTGCGGCAAAGGGAGCGCCCTCGTCGTCGCAAGCCACGATGAGAACCTGTTGAGCCGTTTTCCCCGCCGTCTCGTCCTCTCGAAGGACGGCCCGCGGAGGTGA
- a CDS encoding alkaline phosphatase has protein sequence MKIRFLMLSALAAVLTASIAGASEPELVVLPIDRAKFWAGQKFDFECELRGAKADAIDVTVNGQPIAEFFGEKPGFTASDELSSLRADGVTFAKPGDVTVSASARSGGKTYQAVKHYTVVQESIKKPVKNVILYIGDGMGLQSRQIARILSKGITEGKYNGLLSMEQLTDGTALLTTSGYDSLVTDSANSASAYATGHKSVVNAMGVYENATPDPMDDPKVEDLAEILRRAKGMSIGLVTTASVTDATPAAFVSHTRRRAEQNYVATEMLKADVVLGGGARYFLPKSTAGSKRTDDRNLVEEFKKAGYALAGNRKELAKAGGDKILGLFAMNHMNVYIDREILKDPEVLGHFTDQPNLMEMTAAALDRLSKNKNGFFLMVEGACIDKQIHTMDWQRAAYDTIEFDKAIELGRQFAKEHGDTLIICTADHSHGISITGTYHERDGKTGRNAVRTYADAGFPTFSDANGDGFPDNPDPDVTLAVQYANFPDHYENYRFLPRPTDPAVMDGKVARANKERNPNGRMISGDIPEGDPQEVHAADDVPLSAAGRGAEYFKGVMDNTEVFYGIMRALGVKATAGR, from the coding sequence GTGAAAATTCGTTTTCTCATGTTGTCCGCTCTGGCGGCGGTGCTGACGGCTTCTATCGCCGGGGCCTCTGAGCCGGAACTCGTCGTTTTGCCCATCGACCGGGCCAAGTTCTGGGCCGGACAGAAGTTTGACTTCGAGTGCGAGCTCCGGGGCGCGAAAGCCGACGCCATCGACGTGACGGTCAACGGCCAGCCGATCGCCGAGTTCTTCGGAGAGAAGCCGGGCTTCACCGCGTCCGACGAACTGTCCAGCCTGCGGGCCGACGGTGTGACGTTCGCCAAGCCCGGAGACGTCACGGTCAGCGCCTCAGCCCGATCCGGCGGCAAGACCTATCAGGCCGTCAAGCACTACACCGTCGTTCAGGAGTCCATCAAGAAGCCGGTCAAGAACGTCATTCTCTACATCGGCGACGGCATGGGCCTTCAGAGCCGCCAGATCGCCCGAATCCTTTCCAAAGGCATTACCGAAGGCAAGTACAACGGTCTGCTCAGCATGGAGCAGCTGACCGACGGCACGGCGCTGCTGACCACCTCCGGCTACGACTCGCTGGTCACCGACTCGGCCAACAGCGCGTCGGCCTACGCCACCGGCCACAAGTCGGTCGTCAACGCCATGGGCGTGTACGAGAACGCCACGCCGGACCCGATGGACGACCCGAAGGTCGAAGACTTGGCCGAAATTCTTCGGCGTGCCAAAGGCATGTCCATCGGACTGGTCACCACCGCCAGCGTCACCGACGCGACCCCGGCGGCGTTCGTCTCCCACACCCGCCGGCGGGCCGAACAGAACTACGTCGCGACTGAAATGCTGAAAGCCGACGTCGTCTTAGGCGGCGGCGCCCGGTACTTCCTCCCCAAATCGACCGCCGGTTCCAAGCGAACCGACGACAGAAACTTGGTCGAAGAGTTTAAGAAGGCCGGCTACGCCTTGGCCGGCAACAGAAAAGAACTGGCGAAGGCTGGCGGCGACAAGATTCTTGGCTTGTTCGCGATGAACCACATGAACGTCTACATCGACCGGGAAATCCTCAAGGACCCGGAAGTGCTGGGCCACTTCACCGATCAGCCCAACCTGATGGAAATGACCGCTGCCGCGTTGGACCGACTGAGCAAGAACAAGAACGGCTTCTTCCTCATGGTCGAAGGCGCCTGCATCGACAAGCAGATTCACACCATGGACTGGCAGCGGGCCGCCTACGACACCATCGAGTTCGACAAGGCGATCGAGCTGGGCCGCCAGTTCGCCAAGGAGCACGGCGACACGCTGATCATCTGCACCGCCGACCACAGCCACGGTATCAGCATTACCGGCACGTACCACGAGCGCGACGGCAAGACGGGACGGAACGCCGTCAGAACATACGCCGACGCGGGCTTCCCCACCTTCTCCGACGCGAACGGCGACGGCTTCCCCGACAATCCGGACCCGGACGTCACGCTGGCCGTCCAGTATGCCAACTTCCCCGACCACTACGAGAACTACCGCTTCCTTCCCCGCCCCACCGACCCGGCCGTGATGGACGGGAAAGTTGCCCGGGCCAACAAGGAACGCAACCCGAACGGCCGAATGATCTCCGGTGACATTCCGGAAGGCGACCCGCAGGAAGTCCACGCGGCCGACGACGTGCCTCTGTCCGCTGCCGGACGCGGCGCCGAGTACTTCAAGGGCGTCATGGACAACACCGAGGTGTTCTACGGCATCATGAGAGCTCTGGGCGTCAAAGCGACTGCCGGACGGTAA
- a CDS encoding helix-turn-helix domain-containing protein: protein MRKARQTTQEERLEIVQYCLAKDNNYGATALKYDCSYQQVRNWVLRYESMGPAGLEDRRGRRIGTLPARTPEEKQRHRIAELERKNRDLQMENDLLKKIRELEMKDRSL, encoded by the coding sequence ATGAGAAAAGCCAGACAGACAACCCAGGAAGAACGCCTTGAAATCGTACAGTACTGCCTTGCTAAGGATAATAATTATGGAGCGACGGCACTGAAATACGACTGTTCCTATCAGCAGGTGCGCAACTGGGTGCTCCGTTATGAGAGCATGGGCCCCGCCGGCCTTGAAGACCGTCGTGGACGGCGGATTGGAACCCTGCCAGCCCGGACACCAGAGGAAAAGCAGCGCCACAGGATTGCAGAACTGGAACGCAAGAACCGCGACCTTCAGATGGAGAACGACCTGTTAAAAAAAATCAGAGAGTTAGAGATGAAAGATCGCTCTCTCTGA
- a CDS encoding IS3 family transposase, giving the protein DAPNEKWLTDVTEFKYYVGGNAHKVYLSAILDLYDRRIVAYKIGEHNDNPLVMSTFDEAVEREPEAHPLFHSDRGFQYTSKQFSGRLKRNRMKQSMSRVAHCIDNGPMEGFWGILKREMYYGKRFTSKMDLVKTIESYIRYYNTERFQRKLHLMTPAEYHASFYTAA; this is encoded by the coding sequence AGACGCACCGAACGAGAAATGGCTGACGGATGTCACTGAGTTCAAGTATTACGTCGGGGGGAACGCTCACAAAGTATATCTGAGTGCCATACTGGATCTCTATGATCGCAGGATCGTGGCATATAAAATCGGCGAGCATAATGACAATCCGCTGGTTATGAGCACGTTTGATGAAGCTGTAGAGCGTGAGCCCGAGGCACATCCATTGTTTCACAGTGACCGAGGCTTCCAGTACACGAGCAAACAGTTCTCGGGGAGACTAAAGAGAAACCGAATGAAGCAGAGCATGTCCAGAGTAGCCCATTGCATTGACAATGGGCCTATGGAAGGCTTCTGGGGGATCCTGAAGCGTGAAATGTACTACGGGAAACGCTTCACCTCAAAGATGGATCTGGTGAAGACCATAGAGTCATACATCAGGTATTACAACACGGAGCGGTTCCAACGGAAATTGCATCTGATGACACCTGCCGAATACCATGCAAGCTTCTATACTGCGGCGTAA
- a CDS encoding DUF2023 family protein yields MTVFRHHLYEYDKGLRRLVLHTAPESNRLEMETILRKQGVAYLFVPLSNGHVNVFFGDKDCVDVVKSFGTTRLSDLTDEQDFMLGIMLGYDRQVQCRRYLARRRKKRLFPLGSGRIKNARALQKMVCSPSIGQ; encoded by the coding sequence ATGACCGTCTTTCGCCACCACCTGTACGAATACGACAAGGGGCTGCGCCGGCTTGTTCTGCACACCGCGCCGGAGTCGAACCGGCTGGAGATGGAAACCATTCTCCGCAAGCAGGGCGTCGCCTACCTGTTCGTTCCCCTGTCCAACGGACACGTGAACGTCTTCTTTGGCGACAAGGACTGCGTTGACGTGGTTAAAAGCTTCGGCACGACGCGCCTGTCCGACCTGACCGACGAGCAGGACTTCATGCTGGGCATCATGCTGGGGTACGACCGGCAGGTTCAGTGCCGCCGCTACTTGGCGCGCCGAAGGAAAAAAAGACTCTTCCCTCTTGGCTCTGGCAGAATAAAAAACGCAAGGGCGCTGCAGAAAATGGTCTGCTCCCCGTCAATAGGACAGTGA
- a CDS encoding phosphatase: protein MKASLAAVIDVGTNSVKYCLAEGDRSGITRILDEGHRVTKLGRGESPVLTRQAMEETAAAAASFAAAARRAGAVPTACGTHAVRNAANRDEFLEIFERETGVFPAVLTASQEAQLTFEAPGVLAGPLTVVDSGGGSTEFSFGADGRLEGAFSVPLGALSITAEFSNDPPTPGQLADVRLKIRRTLESSSVCPALGKRIVASGGTAVVMAAAARGLDASPACDVLTPQYASRLLALFSGKSAAERRQIPGVPADRADVILGGTCILAEALSLLGNEAAVTTRGLRHAVLARLFSGRWPLQR from the coding sequence ATGAAAGCCAGCCTTGCCGCCGTCATCGACGTGGGAACCAACTCGGTCAAATACTGTCTGGCCGAGGGAGACCGGTCCGGAATCACCCGAATCCTCGACGAAGGGCACCGGGTGACAAAGCTCGGCCGGGGAGAATCGCCCGTTTTGACCCGCCAAGCGATGGAAGAAACGGCGGCGGCCGCCGCGTCGTTTGCCGCCGCCGCCCGAAGGGCCGGCGCCGTCCCGACAGCCTGCGGCACCCACGCGGTCCGAAACGCCGCCAACCGGGACGAGTTTTTAGAAATCTTCGAGCGGGAAACGGGCGTTTTCCCCGCCGTCCTCACGGCCTCACAGGAAGCCCAGCTCACCTTTGAAGCGCCGGGCGTCCTTGCCGGCCCGCTGACCGTCGTGGACTCAGGCGGCGGAAGCACCGAGTTCTCGTTCGGCGCGGACGGACGGCTCGAAGGGGCGTTCAGCGTTCCGTTGGGCGCGCTCTCGATCACAGCCGAGTTCTCAAATGACCCGCCGACGCCGGGCCAGCTGGCAGACGTCCGGCTCAAAATCCGCCGAACGCTGGAGTCGTCCAGCGTTTGTCCCGCACTGGGAAAACGGATCGTCGCGTCCGGCGGCACGGCGGTCGTCATGGCCGCGGCGGCCCGCGGGCTGGACGCAAGCCCAGCCTGCGACGTCTTAACGCCGCAGTACGCGAGCCGGCTTCTTGCCCTTTTCAGCGGGAAATCGGCCGCCGAACGCCGTCAAATCCCGGGCGTTCCAGCCGACCGGGCCGACGTCATCTTGGGCGGCACCTGCATCTTAGCCGAAGCGCTGAGCCTGCTGGGGAACGAAGCCGCCGTCACGACGCGGGGTCTTCGACACGCGGTTCTGGCTCGACTCTTCTCGGGCCGATGGCCTCTGCAGCGTTAA
- a CDS encoding ABC transporter substrate-binding protein, with amino-acid sequence MKRAFAALAVGAMLAAGTAGWAMQGPLVLTPEEEKAWKAEPAYGTVIPLGHTGGMCLGTFGIAHVKGFYADEGLKTEVYKFASKALNDAVGTGKVVACGNHIAAMLVPAVNGVRMKFTTGIQTGCKSLYALANGPINSTKDLKGRTVAVSTAIGGSDHNITLRFLNHDGVKPDDVKFKQVEASAVVLAMQNGEVDAATMSDQYAEKFLDDGVLKRIRSLTFDPDFSQEPCCIHAINLDFLQANPITARKLTNAHERASEWIMEHEEEAIDLLFANGWASGDRDLALRMLKTYNFLISDELTETALRNILNDYKEFGLINSSLDTEETLKKIWEPVLKE; translated from the coding sequence ATGAAGAGAGCTTTTGCTGCGTTGGCTGTTGGGGCTATGTTGGCGGCAGGGACGGCCGGGTGGGCCATGCAGGGCCCGCTTGTTTTGACGCCCGAGGAGGAGAAGGCGTGGAAGGCCGAACCGGCATACGGCACGGTGATTCCTCTAGGGCATACTGGCGGAATGTGCTTGGGCACGTTCGGCATCGCGCACGTGAAGGGATTCTACGCTGACGAGGGGCTGAAGACGGAAGTTTATAAGTTCGCGTCCAAGGCGCTGAACGACGCGGTTGGTACCGGCAAGGTCGTGGCCTGCGGCAACCATATCGCCGCTATGCTCGTCCCGGCGGTTAACGGGGTCAGAATGAAGTTCACCACCGGCATTCAGACCGGCTGCAAGTCGCTGTACGCCCTAGCGAATGGGCCGATCAACTCGACGAAGGACCTGAAAGGCCGGACCGTGGCGGTATCGACGGCGATCGGCGGGTCGGACCACAACATCACGCTTCGGTTCCTGAACCACGACGGTGTGAAGCCCGACGACGTGAAGTTCAAGCAGGTTGAGGCGTCTGCGGTTGTCCTCGCCATGCAGAACGGCGAGGTGGACGCGGCCACCATGTCGGACCAGTACGCCGAGAAGTTCTTGGACGACGGCGTGCTCAAGAGAATCCGCTCCCTGACGTTTGACCCGGATTTCTCCCAAGAGCCTTGCTGCATTCACGCGATCAACTTGGACTTCCTGCAGGCCAACCCGATCACGGCCCGCAAGCTGACCAACGCTCACGAGCGGGCGTCCGAGTGGATCATGGAGCACGAGGAAGAGGCCATTGACCTTCTGTTCGCCAACGGCTGGGCTTCCGGCGATCGGGATCTGGCCCTGCGGATGCTGAAGACGTACAACTTCCTGATCAGCGACGAGCTGACCGAGACGGCGCTGCGCAACATCCTGAACGACTACAAGGAGTTCGGCCTGATCAACAGCTCGCTGGACACCGAAGAGACGCTGAAAAAGATCTGGGAGCCTGTGCTGAAAGAATAA